In Populus trichocarpa isolate Nisqually-1 chromosome 12, P.trichocarpa_v4.1, whole genome shotgun sequence, a genomic segment contains:
- the LOC7486753 gene encoding uncharacterized protein LOC7486753 isoform X1 yields the protein MATIPHHHLHQLAFIPSCPSSSSSSSSPSLLSLSTKHRSFKILCCLSIKESTNDHQITPQEPRTPTKNNLRVVLAAGGTGGHIIPAVAIADELRVSNPNIEILFIGTPNSMESTSIPSAGYPFTSIPPVKLFRPLVSLENLTLPIHLIHSIIHSFKLLKEFDPHVVIGTGGYVSFPTCLAALLQRTKIVIHEQNSVPGIANYVLSYFSHLVFLSYNSTIECFPKKHNCVVTGNPVRVSLRQFVSRAVARLEFFPMAGEEAKVILVLGGSLGANAINIALLNVYSQMLLEHKDWYIIWQTGVESYNEMESLVRNHSNLVLKPFLHSMDLAYAAADLIVSRAGAMTCSEILATGKSAILIPSPDVAEGHQFKNASLMADVAGTRVITEDELDSTTLGTAIEEILDDDALRAEMSERALRAAKPDASAQIAQHILSLVESSTKRK from the exons ATGGCCACTATCCCTCATCACCACCTCCACCAACTTGCCTTTATACCATCTtgcccctcctcctcctcctcctcctcctccccttCTCTCCTCTCGCTCTCCACCAAACACAG GTCTTTCAAGATCTTATGCTGCCTATCAATAAAGGAATCAACAAATGATCACCAAATCACCCCACAAGAACCTAGAACCCCTACCAAGAACAACCTCAGGGTAGTGTTGGCAGCCGGGGGAACAGGTGGCCACATAATTCCAGCTGTTGCAATAGCTGATGAGCTCAGAGTATCAAACCCCAACATTGAAATCCTCTTCATAGGAACTCCAAATAGCATGGAAAGCACTTCCATCCCTTCTGCAGGCTACCCTTTCACTTCCATCCCTCCAGTAAAACTTTTCAGGCCTCTCGTTTCCCTTGAAAATCTTACCCTTCCCATCCATTTGATCCATTCAATAATCCATAGCTTTAAGCTACTTAAAGAATTTGATCCCCATGTTGTTATAGGCACAGGGGGTTATGTTTCTTTCCCTACTTGCCTTGCTGCTTTATTACAAAGAACCAAGATTGTTATTCATGAACAGAATTCTGTTCCGGGTATTGCAAATTATgttctttcatatttttctcacttagtttttttgtcttataATTCAACAATTGAGTGTTTTCCAAAAAAGCATAACTGTGTGGTGACTGGGAATCCTGTGAGGGTGTCATTGAGGCAGTTTGTTTCCAGGGCAGTGGCAAGGCTGGAGTTCTTTCCAATGGCTGGGGAGGAGGCTAAGGTCATTTTAGTGCTTGGAGGGTCTTTGGGGGCTAATGCTATTAACATTGCTTTGCTGAATGTTTATAGTCAAATGTTATTGGAGCATAAGGATTGGTATATTATATGGCAAACTGGTGTGGAGTCTTATAATGAGATGGAGAGCCTTGTTAGAAATCATTCAAACTTGGTTTTGAAGCC GTTCTTGCATTCAATGGATTTGGCATATGCTGCTGCAGACCTTATTGTTTCTAGAGCAGGTGCAATGACTTGCTCTGAGATCTTGGCCACTGGAAAATCTGCTATTCTG ATACCATCACCAGATGTAGCAGAAGGACATCAGTTCAAAAATGCTTCTCTGATGGCAGATGTAGCAGGAACAAGGGTTATAACTGAAGATGAACTTGATTCTACAACTCTGGGAACTGCAATTGAAGAGATATTAG ACGATGATGCTTTGAGAGCAGAGATGTCAGAAAGGGCCCTGAGAGCTGCAAAGCCTGATGCCTCTGCACAGATTGCACAACATATTCTTTCCTTGGTTGAATCATCAACCAAAAGGAAGTAG
- the LOC7486753 gene encoding uncharacterized protein LOC7486753 isoform X2, protein MATIPHHHLHQLAFIPSCPSSSSSSSSPSLLSLSTKHRSFKILCCLSIKESTNDHQITPQEPRTPTKNNLRVVLAAGGTGGHIIPAVAIADELRVSNPNIEILFIGTPNSMESTSIPSAGYPFTSIPPVKLFRPLVSLENLTLPIHLIHSIIHSFKLLKEFDPHVVIGTGGYVSFPTCLAALLQRTKIVIHEQNSVPGIANYVLSYFSHLVFLSYNSTIECFPKKHNCVVTGNPVRVSLRQFVSRAVARLEFFPMAGEEAKVILVLGGSLGANAINIALLNVYSQMLLEHKDWYIIWQTGVESYNEMESLVRNHSNLVLKPFLHSMDLAYAAADLIVSRAGAMTCSEILATGKSAILIPSPDVAEGHQFKNASLMADVAGTRVITEDELDSTTLGTAIEEILVQTMML, encoded by the exons ATGGCCACTATCCCTCATCACCACCTCCACCAACTTGCCTTTATACCATCTtgcccctcctcctcctcctcctcctcctccccttCTCTCCTCTCGCTCTCCACCAAACACAG GTCTTTCAAGATCTTATGCTGCCTATCAATAAAGGAATCAACAAATGATCACCAAATCACCCCACAAGAACCTAGAACCCCTACCAAGAACAACCTCAGGGTAGTGTTGGCAGCCGGGGGAACAGGTGGCCACATAATTCCAGCTGTTGCAATAGCTGATGAGCTCAGAGTATCAAACCCCAACATTGAAATCCTCTTCATAGGAACTCCAAATAGCATGGAAAGCACTTCCATCCCTTCTGCAGGCTACCCTTTCACTTCCATCCCTCCAGTAAAACTTTTCAGGCCTCTCGTTTCCCTTGAAAATCTTACCCTTCCCATCCATTTGATCCATTCAATAATCCATAGCTTTAAGCTACTTAAAGAATTTGATCCCCATGTTGTTATAGGCACAGGGGGTTATGTTTCTTTCCCTACTTGCCTTGCTGCTTTATTACAAAGAACCAAGATTGTTATTCATGAACAGAATTCTGTTCCGGGTATTGCAAATTATgttctttcatatttttctcacttagtttttttgtcttataATTCAACAATTGAGTGTTTTCCAAAAAAGCATAACTGTGTGGTGACTGGGAATCCTGTGAGGGTGTCATTGAGGCAGTTTGTTTCCAGGGCAGTGGCAAGGCTGGAGTTCTTTCCAATGGCTGGGGAGGAGGCTAAGGTCATTTTAGTGCTTGGAGGGTCTTTGGGGGCTAATGCTATTAACATTGCTTTGCTGAATGTTTATAGTCAAATGTTATTGGAGCATAAGGATTGGTATATTATATGGCAAACTGGTGTGGAGTCTTATAATGAGATGGAGAGCCTTGTTAGAAATCATTCAAACTTGGTTTTGAAGCC GTTCTTGCATTCAATGGATTTGGCATATGCTGCTGCAGACCTTATTGTTTCTAGAGCAGGTGCAATGACTTGCTCTGAGATCTTGGCCACTGGAAAATCTGCTATTCTG ATACCATCACCAGATGTAGCAGAAGGACATCAGTTCAAAAATGCTTCTCTGATGGCAGATGTAGCAGGAACAAGGGTTATAACTGAAGATGAACTTGATTCTACAACTCTGGGAACTGCAATTGAAGAGATATTAG TACAGACGATGATGCTTTGA